Sequence from the Megalops cyprinoides isolate fMegCyp1 chromosome 4, fMegCyp1.pri, whole genome shotgun sequence genome:
aaccagcaacctcttggttacaagtcctgctccttaaccactatgctatactgcctGTGTTTGTCCAAGAGTTATGCTCTGCTAGAGGACAGCAGGAGGCCATGCAGGAAATGGGAGAAAGGCAAACAGAAGACTAAACGAAAACGAAAACTACTCTCAAACCTACGTGCGACTCATAACAGCAGCCCTATCCTCAGGATACCTGTGCCAGCACCACGGCGGCGTGCCCAGCATGTTTGATTCTGGTGGCTTGTTTAGACCAGACAAACAGAAGCGTTCTTGTCACAGTGCAGGCCTGCGTCACAACACATTTGTTCAAAAGTGCGGCTCGACCGGGATTAACGGCTGAAGGGAACAGGCATTCTGGCATTAGCCTCGCTTCGCTAGAGGGTCCTTCCACGTGAAAAGGGCGTCCACTTCGACGGGACCTGCTCAGGTTTTTCTTGCGggccgacacacacacacagacagacacacacacagacagacacacacacacacacacacagagacacacacggacggacggacggacggacggacggacagacagacagacagacagacacacagacagacacagacacggacagacagacagacagacagacagacagacacacacacacacacacagcctttggGATACTGCATTCACACAGTAAGAAAAGCAGTCAAGGTCGTGGTATCATATTAAGGCTCTTGGTGTTAcgtgacagttttttttttttttccaaaatttcaAACTCCATTGTTGCTTTAGATAAAATTTTGGTATGATATTCTACAGACTGCGTTGATTCGCCCACTAAGGGACcgaataagagcatctgctaaatgacaacaatgtaatataatgcaatgtatgaGTTCAGCTAATTTCAGAGTAGGACCTCTCGCTGTTTTGGATGGGAAGTGgtgcaatgcaaatgcattgaACAATTGCCAATGAACATTACAGCTGTTCCCGATTCCTAAAAACACATGCTGCACTCGTCCAGCACAACATGTCGGGCTTCGGCCATGGCCTCTTCAGATACACGGCACAGGAAGTTCTCCCAATGTTCAAGCCTCCACGTCTGTCAGGACTTGGATTCCGCGTATCACAAGAATGTTACTGATTCTTGGATGTGAGAACGAGCATGCCGGGCCAGCTGGATGAAGCTCGCTGTTACCTCAGATGTGTTCCAGAAAACCTTCAGCGCACGGCCAAGCCACCATTTTCCACCATATTCTAACTTCTACTGTGACAAAACTCCTGATGTTTTCGAAAAACCTGGCTGCTCCGCATCAGCAGTGACGCCCCCCAaccgccccccacccaccccaccaaCCCCACCAACCCCACCAACCCCCATCCTTGCCACCAAGCAAACAAAGATTACAACCTATCTGAACAGGCTACATGACCCTAGATCTGACTTTGTGAACTAAGGTCCAAATACATGAACCTTTCCGTGGCTTGTTTCCGTCTCCCTTTTTGCTGGGCTACTCTACACTGACGAATTgcacacagtgtgacagagcaTACAGAGACAGCTCTTGGCTCAGGTGCAGTCTTCAGAGTTAACCTTTTTACAACGGAATACCATGTGACTTCACGTAATAGTCTTAGATTGTCTTACATTTAAACTTACCTTCATTTCTGGAGTATGTTTAAACTGAGTTCTCATTGCTGACTGTTACCCCTGTTGTCTACCCAGGATGTAATGCTCTGTTTCTCTAACAACCTGCATTATGTGTTCAATGCATACACCATATctcaatttgtttaaaaatgaacagcttTACTGTGgcaaatatgtgtatttttcaagTTTTGTTCAAGTGTCCGACACTGCTGGTACAAGACCTTTTGAAAACAGTCAACCCATGACGCAGACGGGGCTCTACCCATTGGTAAGCACTGGCCCTCTTAATATCTGTTTACGAACCGCGCACAACTTACAGCTGGAAATCCACTGAAGGATTGCGTCGAGTTTCTCCTGGGTAACTCGATTGCTGCGTGTGGACATGCCATGAGACTGCGCAGGACACAGAGCATGAGATAACGGGAAACCCGCAACAAAGGCGGAGACCGTCAGGAAATCAGATACGGCGCGGCTCCACGACGCCCTTTCACACCCTAGAGATGATTTCAGCTCGCCCCTCGAGAATTTATCTTTATCACTCTCCGCAAGACTGCGCAGAGGAAGTAACCAAACAATCGGAATATTTCCCTTCAGTGTCAAGGGCTTTCCCCCGCACACATCGGTCTAGGGATCCAAGATCCTTCATCGTTGATCCTTGTGGCTGCGAGCACACAGGAACCACAAGTGAACGAATGATATATTGCATGCAAATCAATTCCTGCAACACTACACGAGGCTTCACTGTACACTGATGCTTCTGAGCAAACTGATTTGAATTTGTGTCTTAGGCCTGATGCAAAAATGTGTTGCGGAACTACAGTAAACACAGGCAAGCAGCGACTAACTTTCACAtgccatattttacattacaagcaAAATTATCTTTCGTTATCTGTGTAGTTACCACAACATGCCGTATAATATTCACCCAGGCAGCCACCTGGCTTGCCATTAATTACAGCACTGGAGCATTTCTAGataaacaggcaaacaaataaGATAGCTAGGGTCGTATTAGAGATGTAGAGATGCCCCTCTACATCTGGTCCAACACACTGGGCAGGAAGGTACATTTGCAGCAGAATATAGGAGCCTccgtttttttctgtcaaacatGCAGGTAGTAAGCTAGCTAGGCACTTATCGTGTTTGCTAACTGATGAGTGGCAAATACTTACGAATCTCCAGTGTACTGCTGCGCGCCTCCAATGAATCCGTACTTGTCAGGTTGCATCTCGTTGTTGCCGGGAAAGCCGTTGATCTCCGAGTCTGAGCCGATCGAGCTCTCTGCATCGGCGAGACTCTCTGTGGTGCCCCGTAAGCTTCCTGAGTCCGCATCCTGACGACCATTCTCTTCTTGAGGATCCATTGTGCCCTACCTTGGTAGCAGCAAGATCACTCGCTAGCTAACTCTTCACTCCCTCTAAGCAAGCTGTACAGTCCAAAGCAAACGTTTGCAGCCTCTTTACCGATTAACAAAATTAGGGAAGACGACACTTAAAATGGTCTCAGTGCAACTAAATATGAGTAGCTATTTTTCATATCTCATTACAGCCCCTTACAGCATGGACGAGGTGACAGGTTGTTAAATGGCTAACTAATCTAAATGAATAACTGACCATACAAAGATCAAACTCTCAGGCCAATTCAGGGAATATAAGCAATGTTGAGTAGTTGACTGGATACTTAGAAAAAGCACGTGTCTGTCACTAACCAGATAACTGAACTTGGGAGCCAAGGAGGGCAAAGAAACCAAAAATTTTTCCACATGCGCCGCGTATTAGCAGTGCTAACTAGCTATCCTTCACAGTAAGCAGTTTGTAAATGTTTGCTAATCCACCGTTACAGATTCTCCACCTCCAGCGAGGCGTCTCGGGATCGGAAAGTACAGCATACaatgttagccagctaacaaaTCACTTGTGCTGTTAGCAtgtttagctagccagctaacttaTCAAACCACACAGCGGCAAAAAAGTTTCTTTACAGtccaactagctagctaggtgaTTCCCAAGGCCGGTGGTGTTGTTCAGTCAAACGTGCAGCTATAAGCTTCCAAAGGACTGGTCGGACGGCGGTAACTAAGGTTAGGTAAATCTGCAcacccagctagctagcaagcgtCACGATAGGCTCCAGTCTCTCATATGTTTAGCGATTGAACAACGTCCTCGTCAACAAAAAATGACGTGAAGGTACTCAATATTACTTCAATCTCGTCGATTTCATTAACTGTCCTTCCCTGACCAGATTCCGTTTCCTCTCGCTAGCTTGGTAGCTCTCCATCCATTTCCACCCGAATATTGGCTACAGTAGCGGGCAGGTTTTGATTGATTTCGTCCTTTGATTTTCAGTACGGCTTCGTGTGATCTTCCCTGGATATGTCACATCACGGCTTGTTTCTTTAGTTTTGTCCTCCTCATTACGATCTAGTGGTGTCAGATTCTGCTGTCGTTTGCCAAATCAGCTTACGAGTACTAGTAACATTTTTCCGAAACCACTTCGGTTACAGTTGTTTGCAATTGCGCAGTAGAGTCATGTCAGGACTGGAGAGGGTGTGTAGACACTCTACCCCCATACGCTGGTCCTGGATCAGCATTCTCCTCCTCCTAAAAATCTTTGTGGGAAGTAGTAGACGGTTAGAGGAGAACAAACTGATCCTGAATCGGCTGTTGAGGAAAACCCCCCGTGTGCACGCCAGTGCATGAGCGGTCCTCCCTAGGCAAAGCCTTGTACTGCAATGTTACAGTTGACTTCGCTTAATGAAAAGGCTTTGGGGTCTGCATGTCGGCGCAGCCGACCATTCAGcttcaatttaaaaaatcacattaaattcTCAGAGCGCTGATGTTTTTTTACGCTACGGTAAATGCAGCCATCGGAAAGCTTCAGATATCACATGCTGTTTAATGGCACCTGCTTgtgtagtttttattttcaaaccaGCGATTAAAAATAATCTGTCTGTAATGGCTAATATTGATAGTCTAGTGCTCGAAACAAACCTTGCTTGCCAACCAGGACGTTGCAGATATGGTGCCATGTATTATGGGGCGAATAGATACACATTTGAACTAAAACATTGGCATTAATCGTGGTTTTATAGGTCTAGTATTCAAGTGACTACTTATTCGCTTGATTGCGCATTCAGTGCGAATGTGCTGCCATCAGCTGGACGTTTGAGGTAATTCTCAACGTAAAGAGACTTCAGAGACCAAATCGAGAAGATAATGGAATACTGTTATTAGGTTAAATATactaacataatttaaaataaaaatgaatataatagATACATGATGACACCTCTGACAAAATCAAATCCGATGGTATTAATGAGAAGTGAGTGTGgcagtgacattttttaaaggtactgactttatttttgaaatggcagAAACAACATTTACCAAACGGTTACAAGACTAGGAGTATGCTCTTTGCTATCAGCTTCACAGTCCATTGAGCATAAGCAGTCAATAATTAGCTAACATGTTCATAGTTCTCTATGTAAAACTGGTAACATCAAGAACAACCAAACCCAAGACAATGCTGTTCATCTTGACAGCAGAATGAATTTCCAGAGATGCAGAAGAGCCTTCTCAAACACGTGGCTTGAATAACTATTGCAATAAGGATACAATGTTTGCTTTGAAGGGAGGTGATCGGatgctactgttttttttttttttttttaaacagtgacaCTTTCTTCATTGCAGGGGCAAGACAGGATCGATGCTTTCTTTTGGgacacagagcactgactgGGACCACTTGGACTCTGCAGTAAGGGTCTACCAGCAGGGGAGTGCTCTAGTGGAGTAAAGCGGCCCTCACTTCTTCCTGCCACCTCTCTCCTTCAATGCCAGATGGATAACCGAGCCATTGTTCATGTTGTAGTAGGCCAGGGAGTTGGAGTCTTTGATGAAAATACCCTGGAGGAAGACAGTAAGTATTTGAGTGACTGGCGATCAAATCAAGATCttaatttcacagaaaaggcatatcaaatactgaaaaatgtggGTGGCTTgtgagcaaattaaaaaaagaaatgtggtgcTGCACTCACCTCATACTGCAACTTCTGCTTCCCAGCTGGCATGCCAGTGGCTTCATGGATTTTAACCTTTATTACAGACACCTGTGGGAAGTTGGAGGGGTTggtatttaataaaacacacaacaatgcTCATCAACATCATTTTTCACTAATGAAATTAACAAATCCAACACAGTAGGCTTGTACATTTGACAACTGATTTGGAAGTAATTAAGTCAAGGCAAGTCAAGTGAAAAGTTACAGAACTGTTAAACACAGTTCAGACCCATAAACGAAGGGGACaccattttcattcagaaatggtCTGGGTAGACACTGACAACAGGATTCTGCACAACAGCCTCCCAATGCTGCAGTCTGGATACATGGTCTGCGGCAGGCTGAGAGGGGCAGGTGGGCCTTACCTGGTCTGTGAGCGGGACGGTGAAGTTGAGCACCTGTCCGTTGAGCTTCCATTCCGTCTTGTCCTGCATGTTGGGCACCTGCACCTTGACCGCCACAGGACCCTAAGAGAGATGCAGCCGTGGGGGAGACAGCGGTCAGTTACTGCAGTGCTTTGTAAcccctgcacacagacacctgctCTCTCCGGTTTACAGGCAAGCTCACCTTGTTCCGGCGCAGGAACTCCTCCTCGGGGATCAGGTTGTCCTCCGTCTTCATCTTCTTGCTGGCGGGTTCGTCTTCGTGGGGCGGGGGCGGGTgagctgggggcaggggggccgGGGCGGAGCTTGGGGGCTGCGGGACCGGAGGAGCGGGAACAAACGCTGTGGCAGaaataaaggggggggggcacattttACATGATGGAGGGACAATGTGAGGTTTGGCAATGTAAGATTCAGAAAATACACCTAGGAGACCAAAGTGGAAGGTAATTAAGAGATCTTCAAGAGCCAGTCCACTCACCAGCAGGAACCACCATGGGCGGTGGTCTGGGGGCCATGATGTGGGGCGCGGAGGGGGGCATGGGCACCACATTGATGCGGGGTGCGTGCAGCATCGGGGGCATGGGGGTGAGGACCTGCCCAGGGGCCAGGCGCACCACGGGGGCCATGGGGGGCCGCGGGATCACCGGCACGGCCGACAGCAGCGTGGGGCGCACCGAAGGGGGCATCTGCaagcacagaacagaaaaagagcAATGAGCGCAGGAACAAAACACTGCCACAACGGAAAGAGCCTATTACCACACTGGCAATATGGCAATGGTGGCTAAGGAACAGGGTTTGTAACCCCAAAAGGTACATCAACGAAtggcgctgctgctgtatggAGAGTTATCAGAGTGGTTCAACGCTGTTTAACTCGACTTGCTTTCCTGAACATCCAGCTTTCTGCATGCCATGTAATTCGCCCTGGGTCACGGTGTCAACCAGGCGAGCAAAAAGAAAGAGCTCTACTTTGGAACTGTTCAGTCACAATGCAACGTTACTAATGTGCATTGTAACAAGTGACTAAGGTAGCCAACAGGAAACCTGGACAGTTTTGCTTGCTTAATACATCCAGTGGAGTGTAAGAGCGACCTACCGCCGGAGGAGGGCGGGGCACGGTGGTGATGGGAGGGGAGGGCTTGGGCAGGCTGGCGacggaggagggggcggggggctgggggatCTCGCTGGGCTTGCTGGGGCCGATCTTCTCCTTGCTGTCATCCTCCTGCACCAGCCCCTTGGCCTTGTGGATGGCCTCGATCTGCTCCTGCAGGGTGATGTTGGCCTGGGCGGCCTGCTGGGTACGGGCCATGCTGCCTGAGTGCCCATCCCACGTCACCTGAGGAAGGGGGAAGGGTTACAAAGTGAGGAAatttacagacagacaaaactCAAAGAGACAACCCCATAGTGAAGACATTCAATGTCGTTCAGCGTTTCATTCAACTCAATTTGATTCATTCAGTATTCTACACACTGCCCCTGAGAAAATTAAAGCAATGTATATGTCCCAAAGAAAGCTTCTGTGCACTACTTAAACACAATTTTTTCTGGAGAAGACAATGTTCAGACATTCCATATCACAATAGCATTAATATGTCATAATATACTAAGCATCCCGATAAGAGTAAAAGTATTACAACTATGCTCAAAATTTCCTTCAGCACATTCAAGAAATTGTCCTGATCTTCCTTCTTCCCGTCACGTCATGTCACCTGTCTTGCTCCACCCCCAAAAACGTCCTCCCCTTTCTCCGAAGCCCACACGCACGCCTcttctctccacccccccacccctcccaccttcTCCTCGGGCTTCTGTATCTCCTCCTCCCCGATCTTCTTCCCGATGGCCGTCTCCTCCACACCGAAGATGTCGGTACGCCTCTCGGCCAGCTGCTTCAGACTGCTCTCGATGTCCAGGCCCGGCGCGTAGACGTCGTCCTCGCTCTGCCGCTCGCGGATGCTGCGGTCCCGCTGCTCCAGCCAGCGCGGGTCCAGCAGGCCGATGCGCATGTGCTCCTGCATCTTGCTGGCGGGGATCTTCTCGCCCGTGATGGGCGAGATGAGGTACTCGTCCGTGGTGGACACCGGGACCGGGGGCTTGGAGGCTGCGCgggggaaaaggagaggggaacaaaaaagaaaattatgaaattaaaatttaatgaaatgatctGATTTTCACGTTAAAGTTACTACAAATTAAGAACTTATGGAATGACTTCATCTTCACATTACTCATTAGTAAATGATGATTTCAGACTGATTGCACTGGCTATTCTTGGTGCTGCTTAACTTCATGACATCAGATTTCTAACCTGAAAAAGACCAACTGAAAACTGTCATGCTGTATTACAACAGTGATGAAGACTTCTGGTGTTCCCAGGTACCTTTGGGGTCGTAGTCCTTGCGGATGATGACCTGGTCTGGGGTtgggggcagagggggtggCATGGGGTTGTCTGGAGGCAGAGGTGCTTTAAGACCATCATCCTCCTCATCGGAGCCCTGTGGGTGAATGAATCGGTTTTAGGTGAATAAAACATCCCGCAGAGCTTAACTGCGTACGGCTATCGGCTATCGGGCGTGTCCCTGTACCTCGTCCATGTCCTGCAGCTGGGTATCCTGGTCAGGCTGCGCGGGGTGGCCCTCGTCTCGGTCCTCGCCTtcgtcctcctcatcctcgctCTCGacctccatctccacctcctCGCTCTCGCCAAACTTCTCGTAGCGCTCCTGGATCAGGATGCGGGCTCCCAGCTCCTCGGGcgtggtgggaggggggaagtGACCtgggaaagatggaaagaaaTGCTTTAGCAGGTATCAAAGCTCTGAAGTGCGCTGAGTGGAAAAATATTCTGTAGTCTGTATTAGAGGGGCAATAGTGGTACGTAGCAGGGCTTGTATCTGATTCCCTTCTGGGGCACcactgttgtacctttgggcaacTGTAGCTTATGTAtcttgcctcagtaaatatccagctgtataaatggataacatgtaaaaatgataaccTACGTAGGACACTATGGgcaagactgtctgctaaatgacaggaatgtaacataatgtactCAGATGCAATGCTCCCCTTACAGACCTTAGCACCTAGGAAAAGCCTTGCTCTAAGACGTCTAATAACGAGCAATCCTCATtgctaatcagcatttcccCCATGCTATGACATACCAATATTAGGTCATTACTGCAAAGACTCCCTGACACTCCAAAGTGTAGAATTCATTTTAGAAGTTACTGAGGAAGTCTTTCAAATAACATTCAGTCTGCGTTTTAAACTCTTCACAATCCAGGGAAAGCAGAAAGTCCTCTCCTTCAGAGTGAGAAGCCAAGAGCATGCTGGGTACCTTGCTCATTGGGCTGGAAGTCCACAGTCTCCACCACCACAAAGTCGTGCCAGTCGATCTGGGCGTAGGCCACACGCTCCTTCTCtcgctcctcttcctctttcttcctctcgcGCTCCTGGAACTTGGCCCACTCCACGCGGTACCTCACCTGCCAGCAAAGATGTGACATCATGAAACCAGCAGAAAAGATGAACTTGCCATGGGCTAGGGCTTGTGTGCAGAGTAAAGGTGCTTGTGTGTGATGATTCAGCGCCCCACCTGGTCCAGCACCTCTCTGGGGTTCTCAGCCTCTTTCTTCAGCTTCTGCAGCAGTCCCTTGGGTGGGATGAGGATCTGGAGAACAAGACACACAGCTTATCATCAGCTAAAAGATGGTCACTAATGCTCATATACATACTATTCACAATAGACAGTGGtgtttcagggggaaaaaaattgttgTTTGAGATCCAAGATGGCAGAGCACAAATTATTTCCGTCTGAGGGTCCCTCCATACCTTGGTGTACTGCTCCACTAGCTTGGTGAAGTAGTTGAAGAGGCTGTGCTGGGGCCGCAGGAAGTCGAACTGGTAATTACGCTGCTCCTTTTGCATGAGCTGTGTGAGGAACTGCCGGCCGTTGCGGGCCACAAACTGGGCGGTCAGTTTGACCACATCTAGGTCGAAGGCCGAGATGGAAGGGGGGTCGGCAATGAACTCAAACTCTGGTGGGGGTTCCTTGGGCACGACCGTCTCGTGGATCACCTGAGCCTGAACCTGTCCAATGAGAAAAGGAGAGTGgggagcaaagagagagagacaaatcaGTTATCACCATATCACCTTAACCTACCATGACAACACAGAATGCACTCACTTAAAAAACTATGGGGTggctgtgtagcacagtggtaaggagcagggcccatgcccaaaaggttgctggttcaattcccctcgggcaaggtacttaacccagaattgcctcagtaaatacccaactgtataaatggggggacatgtaaaattgtaagctatatatgttgctctggataagagcatttgctaaaaaataattaatgcaacGTAATATAATTGTACTTCATCATCTTCAGACTAGTGCTGTGCAGATCAGGATGTATGACATGCGTATGTGTGAggagggtggagacagggcTCCAGGCTCGGGGGGGGGCCCACCTTCtgaggcagctgctgctggggagCCTGCTGCATGGCCTGCTGCTGCATGACCTTGGGCACCGCTGCGGACGGCTCCTGCGCCTTGCCCTCCTTGAACTCGTTGACCTTGTGCCGGTAGTAGGCATGGTAGGGGTCGTTGGGGTTCAGGAAGTTGAACTTGGGGTTGTTGATCTCGTTCTGCCGGATCCTGGCCTCAAACTCTGGCCCGTTCCTGATAATTGGGTATgccaggggagagagacagagaacaaatAGGGACAAATCAGTTTGGCAAATTAACAAATTTACATGACAGGCTTGggtgggaaaaacaaaaatgcacaatttgAATTAGAAACATATGATCGTGGTTTGCAATATATGGCTAAACACTTGGACTTATCTCTGATTTCCAATTATATAATTCTACACTAATAAATTTTCGAGTTCATTCTAAATTTACATGTGTTTAAAGCGTAAGTACGGAAAAAAGATCGTACATCATTCAATAACAATCAATCACAAAAGGGATGTTCTGACCTTGCTACGAAGCTCGCAGTCTTGTCAACAATGTTGCGGACCTCAGGAGGCGG
This genomic interval carries:
- the sf3a1 gene encoding splicing factor 3A subunit 1 produces the protein MPPGPVQIVQPEPNNKPDEPKDETPATKPIVGIIYPPPEVRNIVDKTASFVARNGPEFEARIRQNEINNPKFNFLNPNDPYHAYYRHKVNEFKEGKAQEPSAAVPKVMQQQAMQQAPQQQLPQKVQAQVIHETVVPKEPPPEFEFIADPPSISAFDLDVVKLTAQFVARNGRQFLTQLMQKEQRNYQFDFLRPQHSLFNYFTKLVEQYTKILIPPKGLLQKLKKEAENPREVLDQVRYRVEWAKFQERERKKEEEEREKERVAYAQIDWHDFVVVETVDFQPNEQGHFPPPTTPEELGARILIQERYEKFGESEEVEMEVESEDEEDEGEDRDEGHPAQPDQDTQLQDMDEGSDEEDDGLKAPLPPDNPMPPPLPPTPDQVIIRKDYDPKASKPPVPVSTTDEYLISPITGEKIPASKMQEHMRIGLLDPRWLEQRDRSIRERQSEDDVYAPGLDIESSLKQLAERRTDIFGVEETAIGKKIGEEEIQKPEEKVTWDGHSGSMARTQQAAQANITLQEQIEAIHKAKGLVQEDDSKEKIGPSKPSEIPQPPAPSSVASLPKPSPPITTVPRPPPAMPPSVRPTLLSAVPVIPRPPMAPVVRLAPGQVLTPMPPMLHAPRINVVPMPPSAPHIMAPRPPPMVVPAAFVPAPPVPQPPSSAPAPLPPAHPPPPHEDEPASKKMKTEDNLIPEEEFLRRNKGPVAVKVQVPNMQDKTEWKLNGQVLNFTVPLTDQVSVIKVKIHEATGMPAGKQKLQYEGIFIKDSNSLAYYNMNNGSVIHLALKERGGRKK